A genomic segment from Janthinobacterium sp. 64 encodes:
- a CDS encoding metal-dependent hydrolase, with translation MASNKAHHATGWAAGVIAAALVAHAGAGGPYQVLSMLAFVMGALGGTAPDWLEVAWWARTHRLWITHRTWTHWGLAWIALLVYTYQQLPHHLWAPPLFGFAAGGIMHLLADWPNPLGVPWIFRRHSLRWWKSGRHDIIVIIAAWLAATIVADHVFFDGIHWQRSVLAFDSLLHWSAAALQQAWANLQQWQLRWRLGGDAN, from the coding sequence ATGGCTTCCAACAAAGCGCATCATGCGACCGGTTGGGCTGCCGGCGTGATCGCCGCGGCCCTGGTCGCGCACGCTGGCGCCGGTGGCCCCTACCAAGTGCTGAGCATGCTCGCCTTTGTGATGGGTGCGCTGGGCGGCACGGCGCCGGACTGGCTGGAAGTGGCCTGGTGGGCGCGCACGCACCGGCTGTGGATCACGCACCGCACGTGGACGCACTGGGGCCTGGCCTGGATCGCCCTGCTCGTCTACACCTATCAGCAATTGCCGCACCATCTGTGGGCGCCGCCCCTGTTCGGCTTTGCCGCCGGCGGCATCATGCATTTGCTGGCCGACTGGCCCAATCCGCTGGGCGTGCCGTGGATCTTCCGCCGCCACTCGCTGCGCTGGTGGAAGAGCGGCCGCCACGACATCATCGTCATCATCGCCGCCTGGCTGGCCGCCACCATCGTGGCCGACCACGTGTTTTTCGACGGCATCCACTGGCAGCGCAGCGTGCTGGCGTTCGATAGCCTGCTGCACTGGTCCGCCGCTGCCCTGCAGCAAGCTTGGGCAAATCTGCAACAATGGCAGTTGCGCTGGCGCCTGGGCGGCGACGCCAATTGA
- a CDS encoding sigma-70 family RNA polymerase sigma factor translates to MSTVSPTHAIPLSTLYSEHHGWLYGWLRGKLGNRAEAADLAQDTFLRLLGKRDAAPLREPRGYLATIARGLLIDRYRRQALEQAYLEALAQQAEPVSMCAETHAIIIETLLAVDRLLDRLGARTRTIFLLAQIEELSYVDISRRLGVSLPTVKKHLVRAYTECLLLAAA, encoded by the coding sequence GTGAGCACCGTCAGTCCCACCCATGCCATCCCCCTGAGCACCCTGTACAGCGAGCACCACGGCTGGCTGTATGGCTGGCTGCGCGGCAAGCTGGGCAACCGGGCCGAGGCGGCCGACCTGGCGCAGGACACATTCTTGCGCCTGCTGGGCAAGCGCGACGCTGCACCGCTGCGCGAACCGCGCGGCTACCTGGCGACGATTGCGCGCGGCCTGCTGATCGACCGCTACCGGCGCCAGGCGCTGGAGCAAGCCTACCTGGAAGCGCTGGCGCAGCAAGCCGAGCCGGTATCGATGTGCGCCGAAACACATGCCATCATCATCGAAACCCTGCTCGCCGTCGACCGCCTGCTCGACCGCCTGGGGGCACGCACGCGGACCATCTTCCTGCTGGCGCAAATCGAAGAACTGAGTTACGTGGACATCAGCCGGCGCCTCGGCGTCTCCCTGCCCACCGTCAAGAAGCATCTGGTGCGCGCCTACACGGAATGCCTGCTGCTGGCGGCCGCCTGA
- a CDS encoding FecR domain-containing protein produces MFGPSPSIPIARKVLAAAAHWHVERQCGSADPAALQAWRDASAEHERAWELLQRMDGQLGAIPSALAIPALQAAQQRRRAAAKILALLVAAGGGIALGQAGLQSGPWQALTASLRTAPGQRRHVTLADGGRLEVNTDSALDVAYSATHRRIRLHHGEIMITTAPDRRPFLVDTPHGVIRALGTRFGVRCDGDGSTVSVYEHAVEVRCAARTDALRRLEAGQQLRFSATGADDVQIMPAHQDSWLRGMLVAADWPLQQLVRELARYRRGRLVCDAAVARRPVTGTYRLDDIDAVLESLCASHGLQVTYFTRYWATVSARAT; encoded by the coding sequence ATGTTCGGCCCATCCCCATCCATTCCCATCGCGCGCAAGGTGCTGGCCGCCGCCGCCCACTGGCATGTGGAACGCCAGTGCGGCAGCGCCGACCCGGCTGCCCTGCAGGCATGGCGCGACGCCAGCGCCGAGCATGAACGGGCCTGGGAACTGCTGCAGCGCATGGACGGCCAGCTGGGCGCGATACCGTCAGCGCTGGCGATTCCCGCACTGCAGGCGGCGCAGCAGCGCCGGCGCGCGGCCGCGAAAATACTCGCCCTGCTGGTGGCGGCCGGCGGCGGCATCGCGCTGGGCCAGGCGGGCCTGCAATCGGGCCCATGGCAAGCCCTGACGGCGTCCTTGCGCACGGCGCCGGGCCAGCGCCGCCACGTCACCCTGGCCGATGGCGGGCGCCTGGAAGTGAATACGGATAGCGCCCTGGATGTCGCTTACAGTGCCACGCACCGCCGCATCCGCCTGCATCACGGCGAAATCATGATCACGACGGCGCCCGACCGGCGCCCCTTCCTCGTCGACACGCCGCACGGCGTGATCCGCGCGCTCGGCACGCGCTTCGGCGTGCGCTGCGACGGCGATGGCAGCACGGTCAGTGTCTACGAACACGCCGTGGAAGTGCGCTGCGCGGCGCGCACGGACGCCTTGCGCCGCCTGGAAGCGGGACAGCAGCTGCGTTTCAGCGCAACCGGCGCGGATGACGTGCAGATCATGCCTGCGCACCAGGACAGCTGGCTGCGCGGCATGCTGGTGGCCGCCGACTGGCCGCTGCAACAACTGGTGCGGGAACTGGCGCGCTACCGGCGCGGGCGTCTCGTCTGCGATGCCGCAGTGGCGCGGCGCCCCGTCACGGGCACCTACCGCCTCGACGACATCGACGCCGTGCTGGAAAGCCTGTGCGCCTCGCACGGCTTGCAAGTGACGTACTTCACGCGCTACTGGGCCACGGTGTCGGCCCGCGCCACATAA
- a CDS encoding TonB-dependent siderophore receptor, which yields MQLTTPALHPAARAIRLAVLAMACAAPAAFVAAPALAQGQAVASQSYAISAGPLATALNDFAVAAGVSLSTDPAQTRGLRSPGVRGSFNVGQGFAQVLAGSGLEAVQLPNGAYVLRQAAPASAAAAGTEKTMAPVTVSASMERDPVSEHSNSYAARAVTVGKGVQTLREIPQSVSVVTRQKMDDQNLNTIDAVLANTTGITMYDSPMGGRYVYSRGFMVDTYQFDGVNRAMYYPQANSFTSNTAVLDRVEIVRGATGLLQGTGSPGAAINMVRKRPLAEKQVQLALSAGRWNDVRGEVDVTGPLNESGSIRGRAVAAHEQRDYFYDVADSRTDVLYGVLEFDLAPGSKLTTGASYEKLHSTPFFSGMARYRDGSDPKLPRETFLGADWNRWNSRQTAVFAEFEHRFDAEWSLKASANYTRERHDVKYMFSQGALDPATMAGMMMYGGVFDYGSTNKGLDLSLDGKFNAFGRRHGFSAGINTNRLESDSDFSLALLQQPNNPLRPNHGVAEPSDAWFRENSYRGDPSLTKMTQTGAYGVARFSVSDPLTVVAGARVSNYKWSSVYRDTGEVYIDPYRENGVVTPYGGVIYAFDKRWSGYASVSDIFQPQNQRTAEGALLDPLKGRNLEVGVKGELFDGKVNTSLALFRIEQRNRAELDLVNTCSSGTECYFSAGKVRSAGLDAEISGEVAPGWQLFAGYTLNNFKYLEQTSNAGVMFASTYSPRHMLRAWSDYRLPGALQKWSVGGGVNFQTESSRVTQNVTVAQGAYALFSARGAYQIDRNWTASLSVTNLLDKRYYQTVGAPAWGNFYGEPRKAQLTLRARF from the coding sequence ATGCAGCTGACCACCCCCGCCCTCCATCCCGCCGCGCGCGCCATCCGCCTGGCCGTCCTCGCCATGGCGTGCGCCGCCCCCGCCGCCTTTGTCGCCGCGCCTGCGCTGGCGCAAGGCCAGGCCGTCGCGTCACAAAGCTACGCCATCAGCGCCGGCCCGCTGGCCACCGCCTTGAATGACTTTGCCGTGGCCGCCGGCGTCAGCCTGTCGACCGACCCGGCGCAGACGCGCGGACTGCGCTCGCCGGGCGTGCGCGGCAGCTTCAATGTCGGCCAGGGCTTTGCCCAGGTGCTGGCCGGCAGCGGCCTGGAAGCCGTGCAACTGCCAAACGGCGCCTACGTGCTGCGCCAGGCGGCGCCAGCGTCCGCAGCGGCGGCCGGCACGGAAAAGACCATGGCGCCCGTGACGGTCAGCGCCAGCATGGAGCGCGACCCCGTCAGTGAACACAGCAACTCGTATGCGGCGCGCGCCGTCACCGTCGGCAAGGGCGTGCAAACCCTGCGCGAAATTCCGCAATCCGTCAGCGTCGTCACGCGCCAGAAAATGGACGACCAGAACCTCAACACCATCGACGCCGTGCTGGCCAACACCACCGGCATCACCATGTACGACAGCCCCATGGGCGGACGCTATGTGTATTCGCGCGGCTTCATGGTCGACACTTACCAGTTCGACGGCGTCAACCGCGCCATGTACTACCCGCAGGCGAACAGCTTTACCAGCAATACGGCCGTGCTGGACAGGGTCGAAATCGTGCGCGGCGCTACGGGCTTGCTGCAGGGCACGGGCTCGCCGGGCGCCGCCATCAACATGGTGCGCAAGCGCCCGCTGGCGGAAAAGCAGGTGCAACTGGCGCTCAGCGCGGGCCGCTGGAACGACGTGCGCGGCGAGGTCGACGTCACCGGCCCCCTGAACGAGTCGGGCAGCATCCGCGGCCGCGCCGTGGCCGCGCATGAGCAGCGCGATTATTTCTATGACGTGGCCGACAGCCGCACCGACGTGCTGTACGGCGTGCTGGAATTCGACCTGGCGCCGGGCAGCAAGCTGACGACGGGCGCCAGCTACGAAAAACTGCATTCGACGCCGTTCTTTTCCGGCATGGCCCGCTACCGCGATGGCAGCGACCCGAAACTGCCGCGCGAAACCTTCCTCGGCGCCGACTGGAACCGCTGGAACAGCCGCCAGACGGCCGTCTTCGCCGAATTCGAGCACCGCTTCGACGCCGAGTGGTCGTTGAAAGCCAGCGCCAACTACACGCGCGAGCGGCATGACGTGAAATACATGTTCAGCCAGGGCGCGCTCGATCCCGCCACCATGGCCGGCATGATGATGTATGGCGGCGTGTTCGATTACGGCAGCACCAACAAGGGACTCGACCTGTCGCTCGACGGCAAATTCAACGCTTTCGGCCGCCGCCACGGCTTCAGCGCCGGCATCAACACGAACCGCCTGGAAAGCGACAGCGATTTCAGCCTGGCCTTGCTGCAGCAGCCGAACAATCCGCTGCGACCGAATCACGGCGTGGCCGAACCGAGCGACGCCTGGTTCCGCGAAAACAGCTACCGGGGCGATCCCAGCTTGACGAAAATGACGCAGACGGGCGCCTATGGCGTGGCCCGCTTCAGCGTCAGCGATCCGCTCACCGTGGTGGCGGGCGCGCGCGTATCGAACTACAAATGGAGCAGCGTGTACCGCGACACGGGCGAGGTATACATCGACCCCTACCGCGAAAACGGCGTCGTCACGCCCTATGGCGGCGTGATCTACGCGTTCGACAAGCGCTGGTCCGGCTACGCCAGCGTGTCCGACATCTTCCAGCCGCAAAACCAGCGCACGGCCGAAGGCGCGCTGCTCGACCCGCTCAAGGGGCGCAACCTGGAAGTGGGCGTGAAAGGTGAACTGTTCGACGGCAAGGTGAACACCTCGCTGGCGCTGTTCCGCATCGAGCAGCGCAACCGCGCCGAACTCGACCTGGTCAATACCTGCTCCAGCGGCACCGAGTGCTATTTCTCGGCGGGCAAGGTGCGCAGTGCAGGCCTCGACGCGGAAATCAGCGGCGAAGTGGCGCCGGGCTGGCAGCTGTTTGCCGGCTACACCCTGAACAACTTCAAATACCTGGAGCAGACGTCGAATGCGGGCGTGATGTTCGCCAGCACCTACTCGCCGCGCCACATGCTGCGCGCGTGGAGCGACTACCGCCTGCCCGGCGCCTTGCAGAAGTGGAGCGTGGGCGGCGGCGTAAACTTCCAGACGGAGAGCTCGCGCGTGACGCAGAACGTCACGGTGGCGCAAGGCGCGTATGCCTTGTTCAGCGCGCGCGGCGCCTACCAGATCGACCGCAACTGGACGGCGTCGCTGTCCGTGACGAACTTGCTCGACAAGCGCTATTACCAGACGGTGGGCGCGCCGGCGTGGGGCAATTTCTATGGCGAGCCGCGCAAGGCACAACTGACCTTGCGCGCGCGTTTCTAG
- a CDS encoding pirin family protein, protein MSAAILKSHEKDLGGGFVVRRLLPSAVKQAVGPFIFFDHFGPIDVAPDANHDVRPHPHIGLATVTYLFEGAIDHRDSIGSYQRIEPGAINWMTAGRGIVHSERTPQDLAGQPHRTHGLQLWAALPKAHEEDAPSFTHTPQADIPVVALDGAVVKVLIGTAFGQTSPVRTYMQTVYLDVALQVGRELRLEGLPAEAAIYPISGEVLLDGVALVPHTMALLEAGAVPVVTASGGPVQFVVIGGEPLDGHRFLFWNFVSSSKERLSQAADDWTAQRMGQVPGETEFIPLPKAPLRPPA, encoded by the coding sequence ATGAGCGCGGCCATCCTGAAAAGCCACGAAAAGGACCTGGGCGGCGGCTTCGTCGTGCGCCGTTTGCTGCCTTCCGCCGTCAAACAGGCCGTCGGCCCCTTCATTTTCTTTGACCATTTCGGCCCCATCGACGTGGCGCCCGACGCCAACCACGACGTGCGCCCCCATCCGCATATCGGCCTGGCCACCGTCACCTATCTGTTCGAAGGCGCGATCGACCACCGCGACAGCATCGGCTCGTACCAGCGCATCGAACCGGGCGCCATCAACTGGATGACGGCCGGGCGCGGCATCGTGCATTCGGAACGCACGCCGCAGGATCTGGCGGGCCAGCCGCACCGCACGCACGGCTTGCAGCTGTGGGCCGCCCTGCCGAAAGCGCACGAAGAGGATGCGCCGAGTTTCACGCATACGCCGCAAGCCGACATTCCCGTCGTGGCGCTCGATGGCGCCGTCGTCAAAGTCTTGATCGGCACGGCCTTTGGCCAGACCTCGCCCGTGCGTACCTATATGCAGACGGTGTACCTGGACGTGGCGCTGCAGGTGGGGCGCGAGCTGCGCCTGGAAGGCTTGCCGGCAGAAGCGGCGATTTATCCGATCAGCGGTGAGGTGCTGCTCGATGGCGTGGCGCTCGTGCCGCACACCATGGCCTTGCTGGAAGCCGGGGCCGTGCCCGTGGTGACGGCGAGCGGCGGCCCGGTGCAGTTCGTCGTGATCGGCGGCGAGCCGCTGGACGGCCACCGCTTCCTGTTCTGGAACTTCGTCTCGTCGAGCAAGGAGCGATTGTCGCAGGCGGCCGACGACTGGACCGCCCAGCGCATGGGACAAGTGCCGGGCGAGACGGAATTCATTCCGCTGCCGAAGGCGCCATTGCGTCCTCCGGCATAA
- a CDS encoding OsmC family protein — protein MTIKAIRDQSQAMRHIVHVRDHIISADASVEEGGGDAGPSPHDLYDAALSACKALTVVWYAKHKGIPLEHVEVSTERDASEERKGVYRLATTLHLTGELTQAQRQELLAAAGKCPIHKLMTAVTTEITTVLA, from the coding sequence ATGACCATCAAAGCCATCCGCGACCAGTCGCAAGCCATGCGCCACATCGTGCACGTGCGCGATCACATCATTTCCGCCGACGCCTCGGTGGAGGAGGGCGGCGGCGATGCCGGCCCGTCGCCGCACGACCTGTACGACGCGGCCCTGTCGGCCTGCAAGGCGCTCACCGTCGTCTGGTACGCCAAGCACAAGGGCATCCCCCTGGAGCATGTCGAAGTGTCGACCGAGCGCGATGCCAGCGAAGAGCGCAAGGGCGTGTACCGCCTGGCCACCACCTTGCACCTGACGGGCGAGCTGACGCAGGCGCAGCGCCAGGAATTGCTGGCCGCGGCCGGTAAATGCCCGATCCACAAGCTGATGACGGCCGTCACCACGGAAATCACCACGGTGCTGGCATGA
- a CDS encoding SIMPL domain-containing protein: MHLNHAGVSVFKRRLLSLVFACLPVSALAGDLPSYPFIHATGTAYSFVMPDLGEIDFDVSVFDPSPEAATLLMQTRITEVKALLVEQGLPEAADGIEVRDVRKEIRKGAEQDPANPQYLIKASVHINVADLSKWPAVMRPLLAMPNLDAFAVTFGATQRIRLEEELMGEAVKDAQRKADAMARGFGKRAGAVAGISSDQLKNLGNAVGLVPSDRYQRANSRQRQNPDDMLMVTSLKMAQTVDALFRIK; this comes from the coding sequence ATGCATCTTAACCATGCCGGAGTGTCCGTGTTCAAGCGCCGCCTGCTGTCCCTCGTGTTCGCCTGCCTGCCCGTCTCCGCCCTGGCCGGCGACTTGCCTTCCTATCCCTTCATCCATGCGACGGGCACGGCCTACAGCTTCGTCATGCCGGACTTGGGCGAGATCGATTTCGACGTCAGCGTCTTCGACCCCTCTCCCGAAGCGGCAACGCTCCTCATGCAGACGCGCATCACGGAAGTCAAGGCGCTGCTGGTGGAGCAGGGCTTACCCGAGGCGGCGGACGGCATCGAGGTGCGCGACGTGCGCAAGGAAATCCGCAAGGGCGCGGAACAGGACCCGGCCAACCCGCAGTACCTGATCAAGGCCAGCGTGCATATCAATGTGGCGGACCTGTCGAAATGGCCCGCCGTCATGCGCCCGCTGCTGGCCATGCCCAACCTCGATGCGTTTGCCGTCACCTTCGGCGCCACGCAGCGCATCCGCCTGGAAGAGGAATTGATGGGCGAAGCCGTCAAGGATGCGCAGCGCAAGGCCGATGCCATGGCGCGCGGCTTCGGCAAGCGCGCGGGCGCCGTGGCCGGCATCTCGTCGGACCAGCTGAAAAACCTGGGCAATGCGGTGGGCCTGGTGCCGTCCGACCGCTACCAGCGCGCCAACAGCCGCCAGCGCCAGAATCCCGACGACATGCTGATGGTCACCAGCCTCAAGATGGCGCAGACGGTCGACGCCCTGTTCCGTATCAAATGA
- a CDS encoding SUMF1/EgtB/PvdO family nonheme iron enzyme, with product MMQKARDKLRELRALHDDGLLSEQEFERRKNAILDAEYAPPGAAPVAAPLPVRQGTELGFMTGQEIGPQNRRYRLERLIGTGGMGQVWQATDLATHAELGSSEMVALKILPPQLTQSATHAKLLIEEATQARKLAHENIVRVYEWAQDPATASYFIIMECLDGEDLEHYLARQGALPLSRVQELLQPVAEALSYAWEKHKLVHRDIKPGNVFLTAKGDVKLLDYGIATRVRNADSSLALDMPNAGTHGYRAPEAGANQRQPSPRLDVYAVAVMIYQMLEGRMPFDDARSASHLPSAPQALNAQQWQVLQNGFSLTPELRPQSVQALLESLERAAGPSPEELAEQARQQQARLAQQQKAAALAAEQAREEEIKRARIRQEELDQRRKAEIHAAALEKQRQDKLRREQEAQRHFEAEEARKLRKEALRGQLRARREADAATALQEHQELQRKAIVAKAEAAYRAEQERARKEQASRAATASVPALASAPAPETEHAAPVANAEGILRDDFLDGAGQGPELVLIPSGRFQMGAHEAEHKAAIQAGSQQSWLEREMPQHWVGIERPFALARHPVSVGEWRAFVKATGWAGGSETDWDNPGFVQTDLHPVVGVSWNDAQLYLAWLSERTGRRYRLPSEAEWEYACRAGTRTAFNVGDTISTEQANYDGLYVYNGGPRGVYRGGTTPLGSFAPNSWGLFDMHGNVWEWVQDVVHDNYDGAPADGSAWEEGSDSSRRILRGGSWLYHPRYLRSALRNGFSTVLSNDIVGFRVARSLD from the coding sequence ATGATGCAAAAAGCACGAGACAAGCTGCGGGAACTGCGCGCCCTCCATGACGACGGGCTGCTCAGCGAGCAGGAATTTGAACGCCGCAAGAACGCCATCCTCGACGCCGAGTACGCGCCGCCCGGCGCCGCGCCGGTGGCCGCGCCGCTGCCGGTGCGCCAGGGTACGGAACTGGGCTTCATGACGGGCCAGGAAATCGGCCCGCAAAACCGCCGCTACCGGCTCGAACGGCTGATCGGCACGGGCGGCATGGGGCAGGTGTGGCAAGCGACCGACCTGGCCACGCACGCGGAGCTGGGCAGCAGCGAAATGGTGGCGCTGAAGATCTTGCCGCCGCAGCTGACGCAAAGCGCCACGCACGCCAAGCTGCTGATCGAGGAAGCGACCCAGGCGAGAAAACTCGCGCATGAAAACATCGTGCGCGTCTACGAGTGGGCGCAGGACCCGGCCACGGCCAGCTATTTCATCATCATGGAATGCCTCGATGGCGAGGACCTCGAGCACTACCTGGCCCGCCAGGGCGCGCTGCCGCTCTCCAGAGTGCAGGAATTGCTGCAGCCGGTGGCCGAGGCCCTGTCGTATGCTTGGGAAAAGCACAAGCTGGTGCACCGCGACATCAAGCCTGGCAATGTCTTCCTGACGGCGAAAGGCGACGTCAAATTGCTCGATTACGGCATCGCGACGCGCGTGCGCAATGCGGACAGCAGCCTGGCGCTGGACATGCCGAACGCGGGCACGCACGGTTACCGGGCGCCCGAGGCCGGCGCCAACCAGCGCCAGCCCAGCCCGCGCCTGGACGTGTATGCGGTTGCCGTGATGATTTACCAGATGCTCGAAGGGCGCATGCCGTTCGACGATGCGCGCAGCGCCAGCCATTTGCCGTCCGCGCCGCAAGCGCTCAACGCGCAGCAGTGGCAGGTGCTGCAGAACGGTTTTTCGCTGACGCCGGAATTGCGGCCCCAATCGGTGCAAGCCTTGCTGGAAAGCCTGGAGCGCGCGGCCGGGCCGTCGCCCGAAGAACTGGCGGAACAGGCGCGCCAGCAGCAGGCGCGCCTGGCACAGCAACAAAAGGCGGCGGCGCTGGCCGCCGAACAGGCGCGCGAGGAAGAGATCAAGCGGGCCCGGATACGCCAGGAAGAGCTGGACCAGCGCCGCAAGGCGGAAATCCATGCCGCCGCGCTGGAAAAGCAGCGGCAGGACAAACTGCGCCGCGAACAGGAGGCGCAGCGCCATTTCGAAGCGGAAGAGGCGCGCAAGCTGCGCAAGGAAGCGCTGCGCGGCCAGTTGCGCGCGCGCCGTGAGGCCGATGCCGCCACGGCCTTGCAGGAGCATCAGGAATTGCAGCGCAAGGCCATCGTCGCCAAGGCAGAAGCGGCCTACCGCGCCGAGCAGGAACGCGCGCGCAAGGAGCAGGCCAGCCGCGCCGCGACCGCATCCGTCCCTGCGCTGGCATCCGCGCCGGCGCCGGAAACCGAGCACGCGGCACCGGTGGCCAATGCCGAAGGCATCTTGCGCGATGACTTTCTCGATGGCGCGGGGCAGGGGCCGGAACTGGTGCTCATTCCCAGCGGCCGCTTCCAGATGGGCGCGCACGAGGCGGAACACAAGGCCGCCATCCAGGCCGGTTCGCAGCAGTCCTGGCTCGAACGCGAGATGCCGCAGCACTGGGTCGGCATCGAGCGCCCGTTCGCGCTGGCGCGCCACCCCGTCAGCGTGGGCGAATGGCGCGCCTTCGTCAAGGCGACCGGCTGGGCGGGTGGTTCCGAGACGGACTGGGACAATCCCGGCTTCGTGCAAACCGACCTGCACCCGGTGGTCGGCGTGAGCTGGAATGACGCGCAGCTGTACCTGGCCTGGCTCAGCGAGCGCACCGGGCGGCGGTACCGCCTGCCCAGCGAAGCGGAGTGGGAATACGCCTGCCGCGCCGGCACGCGCACGGCCTTCAACGTGGGCGACACGATCAGCACCGAGCAAGCCAACTACGACGGCCTGTATGTCTACAACGGCGGCCCGCGCGGCGTGTACCGGGGCGGCACCACGCCGCTGGGCAGCTTCGCGCCGAATTCCTGGGGCCTGTTCGACATGCATGGCAATGTGTGGGAATGGGTGCAGGACGTCGTGCACGACAATTACGACGGCGCGCCCGCCGATGGCAGCGCGTGGGAAGAGGGCAGCGACAGCAGCCGGCGCATCCTGCGCGGCGGCTCCTGGCTGTATCATCCGCGCTATTTGCGCTCGGCCCTGCGCAATGGCTTTTCCACCGTGCTGTCGAACGACATCGTGGGCTTCAGGGTGGCGCGCAGCCTCGATTAA
- a CDS encoding YXWGXW repeat-containing protein, giving the protein MKPIALYAAAMLAISTAAFLPAQAMAQNQLGVSIVVGNAPPPPRFESAPAPRAGYVWAPGYWNWDGQRHVWTGGEWLRERGGNQYRRAAWIQENNRWRLDRGGWVAAQVQPVRYDEIRIAPPPPRREAIPRARHGYVWAPGHWEWRGQRYAWTPGVWIAERRGYVYAPPAWNQRDGRWQMEQGRWSPRGPNGDRDRDGIPNRYDRDNGNRHDRDGDGVPNRDDRRPDNPRRN; this is encoded by the coding sequence ATGAAACCCATCGCACTTTACGCAGCAGCCATGCTTGCCATCAGCACCGCGGCCTTTTTGCCGGCGCAGGCGATGGCACAGAATCAGCTCGGCGTGAGCATTGTCGTCGGCAACGCCCCGCCTCCGCCACGCTTTGAAAGCGCCCCCGCACCGCGCGCCGGCTATGTGTGGGCACCGGGCTACTGGAACTGGGACGGCCAGCGCCACGTCTGGACCGGCGGCGAATGGCTGCGCGAACGCGGCGGCAACCAGTATCGCCGCGCCGCCTGGATACAAGAGAACAACCGCTGGCGCCTGGACCGTGGCGGCTGGGTCGCCGCGCAAGTGCAGCCCGTGCGCTATGACGAGATTCGCATCGCCCCGCCGCCACCGCGCCGCGAAGCCATACCGCGCGCGCGCCACGGCTACGTCTGGGCACCCGGCCACTGGGAATGGCGCGGCCAGCGCTACGCCTGGACGCCAGGTGTATGGATCGCCGAACGCCGCGGCTATGTGTATGCGCCGCCCGCCTGGAACCAGCGCGACGGCCGCTGGCAGATGGAGCAAGGCCGCTGGTCGCCACGCGGCCCGAACGGCGACCGCGACCGCGACGGCATCCCCAACCGCTATGACCGCGACAATGGCAACCGCCACGACCGCGACGGCGATGGCGTGCCGAACCGCGACGACCGGCGTCCGGATAACCCCCGCCGCAATTAA
- a CDS encoding transporter has protein sequence MAMETAGFTYGSDTSGLVWGFLLGREAQPLALDSTAALAWLADGAARPAQEFVWLHFNLSHAASEKWLMTHTQLADEFYETLHQGSRSTRIEQAENTLIAVVNDVVHNFSFEASDISTMWASVAQDLVITARRAPLQSIERLRQAVIKNHEPIRSSVELLIHLLRDQADVLVNIVRDAVARVDDIEDHLLAGRLVPKREDLGAMRRVLVRLQRLLAPEPAALFRLLQRPPAWVSELDSLELRQSTEEFSVVLSDMSSLQERIKLLQEEIAARVNEENSRSLFVLTIVTVLALPINIIAGMLGMNVGGIPLAQHPQGFWIIVAIIVTFTVVAGWLVVRVQRNS, from the coding sequence ATGGCGATGGAAACTGCCGGTTTTACCTACGGCTCGGACACCTCAGGCCTGGTCTGGGGCTTCCTGCTTGGCCGCGAAGCCCAGCCGCTGGCGCTCGACTCGACGGCCGCGCTGGCCTGGCTGGCCGATGGCGCGGCGCGCCCAGCGCAGGAATTCGTCTGGCTGCATTTCAATTTATCGCATGCGGCCAGCGAAAAATGGCTGATGACGCATACGCAGCTGGCCGACGAATTCTATGAAACCCTGCACCAGGGTTCCCGCTCGACGCGCATCGAACAGGCGGAAAACACCCTGATCGCCGTGGTCAACGACGTGGTGCACAATTTCTCGTTCGAAGCGTCCGACATTTCCACCATGTGGGCCAGCGTGGCGCAAGACCTCGTCATCACGGCGCGCCGCGCGCCGCTGCAGTCGATCGAGCGCTTGCGCCAGGCCGTCATCAAGAACCACGAGCCGATCCGCTCGTCGGTGGAGCTGCTGATCCATCTGCTGCGCGACCAGGCCGACGTGCTGGTCAACATCGTGCGCGATGCCGTGGCGCGGGTCGACGATATCGAAGACCACTTGCTGGCCGGGCGCCTGGTGCCGAAACGCGAAGACCTGGGCGCCATGCGGCGCGTGCTGGTGCGGCTGCAGCGCCTGCTGGCGCCGGAACCGGCCGCCCTGTTCCGCCTGCTGCAACGCCCACCGGCATGGGTGTCGGAGCTCGACAGCCTGGAATTGCGCCAGTCGACGGAAGAGTTTTCAGTGGTGCTCAGCGATATGTCTTCGCTGCAGGAACGCATCAAGCTGCTGCAAGAAGAAATCGCCGCCAGGGTCAACGAGGAAAACAGCCGCAGCCTGTTCGTGCTGACCATCGTCACCGTGCTGGCCTTGCCGATCAATATCATCGCCGGCATGCTGGGCATGAATGTGGGGGGCATTCCGCTGGCCCAGCACCCGCAGGGCTTCTGGATCATCGTTGCCATCATCGTCACATTTACCGTCGTGGCGGGATGGCTGGTGGTGCGCGTGCAGAGAAACAGTTAA